ctttaccaAGCATTTGGGGAAATATATAAGCAGATTGTAATGTTGCACACCATAATAGAGGGCACAATTGAAGGAAATAATGCAAGAGGAAAAACCAAGACTAGGGTACATCGAACAAACCACATGGGATCATGAGTGTAAAATGTACGTAGAAACAAAGAGATTAGCACATGATAGAACTTCCTGGAGAAGGTACACTGCTGCAAATCAATTCTAGGATTACAAGAACACTACAGAGGTTCAATTGATTTAAATGGGGCAAAACACTGACAGATGAAGAACCTAAATGATCTTTCACATTCAATGAACAATGGTAACGTTGATGCATTCAATTTTAACAGGAAACTTAACATACATCGCATCTTCACAAAATTTGTCCTGCATTTTTTAACTGATGATAAGAAAATGAATCTTGTTAACATCAGTTAAGTACTAtgccaattttaatgaaaacatttttttattcaaaatgttttcattaaaattgatgagACCTTGGTTTTGGTACAATATGGAAACCAAGACACAAGCGTAAGGAAAGGATCACTCCAAATCCAAAAAACCCACATGAGTTGATGAAACATGAAGATGGTAttatttgtggattttttttGGCTAGAAAGACGAAGTAAAATTAAGCTCATCCTGACTGGGACTAAGTAAAAGCcatggttttttttcagttttaatgaaaaccaattattgaaaaatttatttatttaaaacaaacgttTAACTTTTGCAACTGGTTGAAGCCAAAGTTTGGTCATTGCCAAGATGTTCATTGCAATCATAACTACCAGCTACACTGCTACTACTGTTGCAATTGGCACCAACACTAACATCATAACCTCTATTTAAAGatcttttgtttagtttaataacACATGATGAACGTGCACTTCAACTCAgaagtataaaattctttttgtagTATGGATTATTTGAATCAccaataacagttttattttgagtattattgttgcagttataaaaattatttctaatgtttCTGCCGCTTATCACTAATAGCAGCTGTATTtgttgcatttataaaaaaaagtgttaatattaCTATTTGATTGTAAATTATGTTTAGATCCACTAGATCTACGATCACTAGAAAACTCAAACAAATAGTTTTTGCTTGGAAAAGAAGTTTGGTCCATAATGAATTTGTTTCATAAGCTACTTGTTcaatgttaaacattaaaaaggaTTCTACACAGaagttttgtgtttttggaaGGGTGCTGCAACCAGAATGAGGCCTGGGTTATGTTTTCCCACTGCTCAGGCATCTCCAGATTTGGCCTCAGCAGagtttttttgtttcacaaataGAAGGTAAACTTCTGAGgatgttttataattaagaaaacaaatctaTGTTAATAGTATAGAACAACTGCATACCGTCACCTAAAACATATTATAGGTAACATTCTAAAAATGGAAGAAGCAGTTTATTGGCAGCATATGACTTTGAAGGGGGTAAgtctatataaaattgtaaatatatattaacaaagtttttattacataagtttggtctttttttggacattctttatataaaaaaaaaattatacaatttaatttataaaataaaacatacagatAATTCAAACTTCCATGCCAATAATTTGAgcagattagtaaaaaaaagttccTTATACATCAacactttgttttcaaatttaggATACTGAAATGTTTCACACTGATTTTTTATCCAAGAGCTAAAATTAAGCCGTACTGAAATTCTTGAGattcaaattaaggggtaaatctgatgatggttttacatttttcttggtgtaaaaaaaaaatgaaatagttccCAGCAGTGTATTTCTAGTAATTTGTAAGAGGATTTTTGCAAAGCCCAAAAAACTATAACAGAAGAAAACCTGTTTTTATATTTgcttaaattaactttattaaattactaacaaataaataaaaatgtttaataaaatttgtgaagaaTTAAATTCTGTGAGAACTGATGTAAATAAAACCAACAGAAAACTAACacattttagaaaacaaaatgtgtcaTTCAATTATTATACAACAATCATCATTACACCAATATCTTCTTTATTACTATAACTCTATGATGATTTTGAATAAGAGTCAACAACCCCAggttactcttttattttatatcaacatCAATTAGGTAAATAtgatataagatttttaattttatagtgataataaaatgtacaaaaaattaaattgaattacatGTTTATAATAAAGCACGCAGagcaacaaattgaaaaaaaaaaaattaaattttgggagAAAAaacaggtaaattaaaataaagtacatctTAAAATGTTTTCTGAGAATtagtcattgtttttttttaaatgaaatatatatttaacgtaaGATGAATTTATGCTAGCACATGTTATTTAgtatataaactattaataacagttaaaaaaatatcctacTATCTATAATACCTTGTTAACTTGAGTTACAACTGCATCTAATACTTCTCCTTTGAATGGACGAAATACAACAGCTTTAAATTTAACAGGATATACCACAAAACCTTGTCCTGGTTGAATAATTCCAGCTCCAATATTATCAATAGTTGTAACAGCCACTACAAATCcatatctgaaaacaaaaattaattttttatcatgggGCAGCGTAAAATAGTAAAGATTTCAAATGAAGAAATAGAATATATAGTTAAGCGATCAATTGTCtgattaaaattcattcatttgcaagttttattaaaccaaaatttgtcatttatacaaattcactgataaaataaatcttttattctgattggtatgtaataatacattatttagatCAAATTAGAAATAGATAGATGTAATACTTCAGGTATAATAAAAGAATCTGCTCCAACCTATTTGCCtgaatggatcaagggaaactgtgataaaaccttgatcagagttGATAAAACCTAGCATCacagaataaacaattaattctgaaataataaaaaaaaaaaaaaataggtaggaTTATTTCCAtgctgattatttaaaatataaaaacataatgttaaaataaggtaaatacaTAGAAAGTAAGTATAAGaacaaataattacaacataattcacaattcagatgtcaataaaaattatttttacaaatatctgGAAAGGTTGAAacgatgcagaaaattcaggaatAATTAATCagcattattttcaaatttaactgttttatacaaaattttttgaagtgttttagaaatttattaaaaatgacaacggaAGCATAATACGGCACTTCTCGTAAGCTATAGTACTATGCTGAGTTAACAAAAAATCAGTTCTGTTGGCTGGTTTGGTAGaggtaaatattgttatatttcaataataagtgatttttctttttaaaaaatattgaacattcataaatataaacacaaagataatctaaagtttttaattttctaaatattgttctatatgattcatatttatggcCAAAAAATTGTGACAAATCTATTTCTGCATCTTGAAATTGTTCTCTCTTTCTGAGGAAGCTGCAAGAAATGATATTATATGGGAATACATAAGCAtactaaagatatatatttaatgatgacaagcttgttttattaaggcgctacatacggtttgattttgttactAACATATTCAATTTGACCATTCCAATTgaatttgtcatctaataaatTGCCTGGAAATCTCACTTTATGggcaaaagaaaaataagtactaTTGTTATCGTAATTGGAATTCTATCTACACGATTAGCAATATTACAGATGTATCATCTGTGAAAAGAGTAAGCGACCGATTAAAAATATTGAGGGAGATCATTAATAAACCATAAGAAAACCAAAGGCCAGAGGACACTTCCATGTGAATTCCGTGTTTTGTATCTTGAACAGAGGAACTACATTTTATATGCGTATTCTTATCAGAAGATGAAATTTCAACAACCTGTTTATCTGTCTTTTCATCACTAAACAAAatgtggaataaaaattaaacagctttCTAGcggtttacaaaataatttctattacgattatttcaaataattttgctttattgcatcacaaataattaatttacatactttCCTGTACAAGTTCCTTCCACTTCAgtgtacaatttttgtttaacagtTTCATGTAAATGTCTTCCAAAATATCGAGGGTGAAGTAAAATCTCATGTTCTAATGATATCTGAAACAAATTGTATTTAccgtaatataatacaatataattaattgtagtaTAAATTGTATACTAATCATAAAAAGGTATTCATTTGTATTGTGCTGTAACTGAATTAAGATCAGTCACGGTTCTGAAACTGATCTATTTGGAATTAGTTTTCACATAGAAAGAATCCGCCAAGCATCATGCAAGAGGTGTTTAATAAGcctggcaaaataaaaaaaaataaaattattttttctcctctCCAGTTTATACTCTTAGTCCAACGATACTCAACTTTTTTGAACCTGTCCTTATAGTATGATTTATCCAAGTCTTCAAAGTAGGGAAATATGTTGGTAATAACCTCATAATTTTGTGTAAATCTCTTTCCAGCAAGCCACATTTTCGTATTTGTAAACAGATAATAGTCGAAAAGTGTTAAATCTAGCAAGTAGAGAAGATGCAGTAAGACTTTGCAACATAATCAAACAATTTTccaatcacaatcagagaagagTGAGGTGATGAATCGtcttagtgaaaa
This DNA window, taken from Lycorma delicatula isolate Av1 chromosome 7, ASM4794821v1, whole genome shotgun sequence, encodes the following:
- the Polr2G gene encoding DNA-directed RNA polymerase II subunit Rpb7, whose product is MFYHISLEHEILLHPRYFGRHLHETVKQKLYTEVEGTCTGKYGFVVAVTTIDNIGAGIIQPGQGFVVYPVKFKAVVFRPFKGEVLDAVVTQVNKVGMFAEIGPLACFISNHSIPADMQFCPNFNPPCYKSKDEDVVIQTDDEIRLKIVGTRVDASGIFAIGTLMDDYLGLVL